A single Calidifontibacter indicus DNA region contains:
- a CDS encoding monovalent cation/H+ antiporter complex subunit F yields MTTAAHVLMGIAGVLLFVAGLIAVSRIAHGPSQLDRSAAADLAVAVVIAAVGLWTAYSDQSTEINILLLLSMLGFTSAVAVSRMVADRVVSRRNFAQSHRDPESGEAGTGDLS; encoded by the coding sequence ATGACCACCGCCGCCCACGTGCTGATGGGCATCGCCGGAGTGCTGCTGTTCGTCGCGGGGCTGATCGCCGTCTCCCGCATCGCCCACGGCCCGAGCCAACTCGACCGCAGTGCCGCCGCCGACCTGGCGGTCGCCGTCGTCATCGCGGCCGTCGGGTTGTGGACCGCCTACTCCGATCAGAGCACCGAGATCAACATCCTGCTGCTGCTGTCGATGTTGGGTTTCACCAGCGCCGTCGCGGTCTCCCGGATGGTCGCCGACCGGGTCGTCAGCCGACGCAATTTCGCTCAGTCGCACCGTGACCCGGAGTCGGGCGAAGCCGGAACCGGAGACCTGTCATGA
- a CDS encoding Na+/H+ antiporter subunit E, translating to MNRSRFAFRPAAVLTMALVWMLLWGSFSPVAFVGGTLLGWLITIVFPLPPVHLSGRPHLAGTAVLGWRLVHDLVVSSWKVMKLTWAREVKLRSGIVRTELFSDNDLYQVQVAELISLVPGTVVVEIMRSPRRLYLHVLDLEGEHAIDDIRQLVLETERRVLRAFGTAQEREAFEAACVQLPPDSARTDEWEMEE from the coding sequence ATGAACAGGTCACGATTCGCCTTCCGCCCCGCCGCGGTGCTCACGATGGCACTGGTCTGGATGCTGCTGTGGGGGTCGTTCTCGCCGGTCGCGTTCGTCGGCGGCACGCTGCTCGGCTGGCTGATCACGATCGTGTTCCCGCTGCCGCCGGTGCACCTGTCGGGGCGCCCCCACCTGGCCGGGACGGCGGTGCTCGGCTGGCGTTTGGTGCACGACCTGGTGGTGTCGTCGTGGAAGGTGATGAAGCTGACCTGGGCCCGCGAGGTGAAACTGCGGTCGGGCATCGTGCGCACCGAGTTGTTCTCCGACAACGACCTCTACCAGGTGCAGGTCGCCGAACTCATCTCGCTGGTGCCCGGCACCGTCGTGGTCGAGATCATGCGTTCGCCGCGCCGGCTCTACCTGCACGTGCTCGACCTCGAGGGTGAGCACGCCATCGACGACATCCGACAGTTGGTGCTCGAGACCGAGCGGCGGGTGCTGCGCGCGTTCGGCACCGCGCAGGAGCGTGAGGCCTTCGAGGCCGCCTGCGTACAGCTGCCACCCGACAGTGCCCGCACCGACGAATGGGAGATGGAGGAATGA
- a CDS encoding Na+/H+ antiporter subunit D has protein sequence MNNLLPVPVLLTIFGAGVALALPRRPRLQRAVSILCLGGVITVAAVLMYHTDRVGPLALWVGDWPAPLGIALVADRLSSLMLFVAAVIALAVLVFSTGQDQDEVRRETPVSIYHPTFLLLIAGVSNAFLAGDLFNLFVGFEILLFASYVLLTLGGTADRIRAGTTYVMVSLLSSSLFLISLASIYAATGTVNMAQLAGRLAELDPSVQLLLQVLLLVTFSIKAAVFPLSAWLPDSYPTAPAPVTAVFAGLLTKVGVYAIIRTQTLLFPGQHLTNLLLIASLLTMVIGILGAVAQNEIKRMLSFTLVSHLGYMILGIAVANQAGMAATIFYTAHHITIQATLFLVTGLIERRGGSSSLDSLGGLAKLSPVLAVLFFIPAMNLAGIPPFSGFIGKLGLMHGGAELGTPLAWLVVVGGIVTSLLTLMAMAKVWGRAFWGVPPEKLPAELTEVPEDEVEAVVDDRRPMPPLMVGAAALLVAFGLSFTVFAGPLYSYAERAAASLHSTAYVDAVLNAGRR, from the coding sequence ATGAACAACCTGCTCCCCGTGCCCGTCCTGCTCACCATCTTCGGTGCCGGTGTGGCCCTCGCCCTCCCCCGCCGTCCGCGTTTGCAGCGAGCGGTGTCGATCCTGTGCCTGGGCGGGGTCATCACCGTCGCGGCGGTGCTGATGTACCACACCGACCGGGTGGGCCCGCTCGCCCTGTGGGTCGGTGACTGGCCCGCGCCGCTGGGCATCGCGCTGGTCGCCGACCGGCTCAGTTCGCTGATGCTGTTCGTCGCGGCCGTCATCGCCCTGGCGGTGCTGGTGTTCTCCACCGGGCAGGACCAGGACGAGGTGCGCCGCGAGACACCCGTCTCGATCTACCACCCCACCTTCCTGCTGCTGATCGCCGGCGTCTCCAACGCCTTCCTGGCCGGGGACCTGTTCAACCTGTTCGTCGGGTTCGAGATCCTGCTGTTCGCCTCCTACGTGCTGCTCACCCTGGGCGGCACCGCCGACCGCATCCGCGCCGGGACGACGTACGTCATGGTGAGCCTGCTGTCGTCGTCGCTGTTCCTCATCTCGTTGGCGTCGATCTACGCCGCCACCGGCACGGTCAACATGGCGCAACTGGCCGGACGTCTCGCCGAACTCGACCCGTCGGTGCAACTGCTGCTGCAGGTGCTGTTGCTGGTCACCTTCTCGATCAAGGCGGCGGTCTTCCCGCTGTCGGCGTGGCTGCCCGACTCCTACCCCACGGCGCCCGCACCGGTCACCGCGGTGTTCGCCGGGTTGCTCACCAAGGTCGGTGTCTACGCGATCATCCGCACCCAGACGCTGCTGTTCCCCGGGCAACACCTCACCAATCTGCTGCTGATCGCGTCACTGTTGACGATGGTGATCGGCATCCTCGGCGCGGTCGCCCAGAACGAGATCAAGCGAATGCTCTCGTTCACCCTGGTCAGCCACCTCGGCTACATGATTCTGGGCATCGCGGTCGCGAACCAGGCCGGTATGGCGGCGACGATCTTCTACACCGCGCACCACATCACCATCCAGGCCACGCTCTTCCTGGTCACCGGTCTCATCGAACGCCGCGGCGGTTCGAGTTCGCTCGACAGCCTCGGTGGGCTGGCGAAGCTGTCGCCGGTGCTCGCCGTGCTGTTCTTCATCCCGGCGATGAACCTCGCCGGCATCCCACCGTTCTCGGGGTTCATCGGCAAGCTCGGCCTGATGCACGGCGGTGCCGAACTCGGCACCCCACTCGCCTGGCTCGTGGTCGTCGGCGGCATCGTCACCAGCCTGCTGACGCTGATGGCGATGGCGAAGGTGTGGGGGCGCGCGTTCTGGGGTGTGCCGCCGGAGAAGCTGCCCGCCGAGCTGACCGAGGTGCCCGAGGACGAGGTCGAAGCGGTCGTCGACGACCGCCGTCCGATGCCCCCGCTGATGGTGGGCGCCGCCGCGCTCCTGGTCGCCTTCGGTCTCTCGTTCACCGTGTTCGCCGGCCCGCTCTACTCCTACGCCGAGCGCGCCGCGGCCAGCCTGCACAGCACCGCCTACGTCGACGCCGTCCTGAATGCGGGGCGCCGATGA
- a CDS encoding Na(+)/H(+) antiporter subunit C, with protein sequence MSANLTLSVAAGLMVACGVYLLLERSLTRILIGVVICSNGVNLLFLNAAGPAGKPPIIGMFSRDSTADPLPQAMVLTAIVITLAVSAFVLAMAYRSFQLHGHDETADDVEDARIRALAEADEASDSYEETTFSDSGEDVVSE encoded by the coding sequence ATGAGCGCCAACCTCACCCTCTCGGTCGCCGCCGGACTCATGGTCGCCTGCGGCGTCTACCTGCTGCTCGAGCGATCACTCACCCGCATCCTCATCGGGGTCGTGATCTGCAGCAACGGGGTCAACCTGCTCTTCCTCAATGCCGCCGGTCCGGCCGGCAAGCCGCCGATCATCGGGATGTTCTCGCGTGACTCCACCGCCGATCCACTGCCCCAGGCAATGGTGCTGACGGCCATCGTGATCACCTTGGCGGTGTCGGCCTTCGTGCTGGCGATGGCCTACCGCAGCTTCCAGCTGCACGGCCACGACGAGACCGCCGACGACGTCGAGGACGCCCGCATCCGCGCGCTGGCCGAGGCCGACGAGGCGTCCGACTCCTACGAGGAGACCACCTTCTCCGACAGCGGCGAGGACGTGGTGAGCGAATGA
- a CDS encoding Na+/H+ antiporter subunit A, with protein MLYVLIAAHAVAGASTPILARLLGSRAFFALALVPLLSGVWLVQLAPTITSGSTYDTQYSWIPSLGVNLDLHVGLVQWLLAMVVCWIGTLVLVYCRWYFDGEMPMRSGSILTIFAGTMLGLVTADDLVLMYVFWELTSVFSYLLIAHDPTRRANRGAANTALLVTTTGGLAMLIGIVALGHEAGTYSLSQIVAAPPEGTIVTVAVLLLLVGALSKSALIPFHFWLPGAMAAPTPISAYLHAAAMVKAGVYLVAVLAPSFADTPFWRPAVLVLGTATMLVGGWRALRQSDLKLLLAYGTVSQLGFMVLLVGVGTRSAALAGLGMVIAHALFKSTLFMCVGIIDHSAGTRNLHELGGVGYRVPWLAVIGGLAALSMAGFPPLLGFVTKESAFESVTNLVTGEPPSISPLAAGVVAFALVFGSALTVAYSLRWWWGAFAQKEGAPELNWHRPAVGMVLAPALLGLAGLVGGFLGHPLTDLLAPYAESIDTGKESHGLALWHGLGWPLAMSVVAVASGVGLFMARKRIAAVQATFPRTTTAEELYHRSMRGIDRLAVESTARTQRGSLSIYLGTILVVFVCMALFALVRVQHWPDVRLFDHWVQVSIAVVMVWAAFLAATSRGRLRAVLLTGVTGYSLSLMFVVAGAPDLALTQVLVETISLVIFVLVIRKLPRYFTNRPLSSTRWWRVLVALLVGTTVTLVALVAGGSRTATPVSERWYDLAYEFGYGKNIVNVALVDMRAWDTFGEISVLVIAATGVASLIFLRSRTTDVTRTAEAMEQHDDDHKDDHHPGVWLRGGQTLSPRTRSLVFEVITRLLFGSLIITSIYLLLAGHNLPGGGFAGGLVAGMALMIRYLAAGRHELDEAAPFDAGRLLGAGLFVAIASAIAPVLFGGKVLESYDLKVSIPGPDVWHTPWGADWPMLGDLHLVSSTVFDIGVYLIVVGMALDLARSLGSGIDVHAKEDLAPLPISASTRAIPGGHDRHLHTRPTHRPDPRTDQRPDQRPERGGPPR; from the coding sequence GTGCTCTACGTACTCATTGCCGCGCATGCGGTGGCGGGTGCGTCGACCCCGATCCTGGCCCGCCTGCTCGGCTCCCGTGCCTTCTTCGCGTTGGCCCTGGTTCCGCTGCTGTCCGGCGTCTGGCTGGTGCAGCTGGCGCCGACGATCACCAGCGGCAGCACCTACGACACGCAGTACTCCTGGATCCCCTCGCTCGGGGTCAATCTCGACCTCCACGTCGGGCTGGTGCAGTGGCTGCTGGCGATGGTCGTCTGCTGGATCGGCACGCTCGTGCTGGTCTACTGCCGGTGGTACTTCGACGGCGAGATGCCGATGCGCAGCGGCTCGATCCTGACGATCTTCGCCGGCACCATGCTCGGTCTCGTCACTGCCGACGACCTGGTGCTGATGTACGTCTTCTGGGAGCTGACCTCGGTCTTCTCCTACCTGCTCATCGCCCACGACCCCACCCGCCGGGCCAACCGAGGCGCCGCCAACACCGCGCTGCTGGTGACCACGACCGGTGGCCTCGCGATGCTCATCGGCATCGTCGCGCTCGGCCACGAGGCCGGCACCTACTCACTCAGCCAGATCGTCGCGGCGCCGCCCGAAGGCACGATCGTCACCGTCGCGGTGCTGCTGCTGTTGGTCGGCGCGCTGAGCAAGTCGGCGCTCATCCCGTTCCACTTCTGGCTGCCCGGCGCGATGGCTGCCCCCACCCCGATCTCGGCCTACCTGCACGCCGCGGCAATGGTGAAGGCCGGCGTCTACCTCGTGGCGGTGCTCGCGCCGTCCTTCGCCGACACCCCGTTCTGGCGGCCTGCCGTGCTGGTGCTCGGCACCGCCACCATGTTGGTCGGAGGGTGGCGGGCGCTACGCCAGAGCGACCTCAAACTGCTGCTCGCCTACGGCACCGTGAGCCAACTCGGGTTCATGGTGCTGCTGGTCGGCGTCGGCACTCGGTCGGCCGCGCTCGCCGGCCTCGGCATGGTCATCGCGCACGCGCTGTTCAAGTCGACCCTGTTCATGTGCGTCGGCATCATCGACCACAGCGCCGGCACCCGAAACCTGCACGAGCTGGGCGGGGTGGGCTACCGCGTGCCGTGGCTGGCCGTGATCGGTGGCCTGGCTGCGCTGTCGATGGCCGGTTTCCCGCCGCTGCTCGGCTTCGTCACCAAGGAGTCGGCCTTCGAGTCGGTCACCAACCTGGTCACCGGTGAGCCACCGTCGATCTCGCCGCTCGCCGCCGGCGTCGTCGCGTTCGCGCTGGTGTTCGGTTCGGCGCTCACCGTCGCCTACAGCCTGCGCTGGTGGTGGGGCGCGTTCGCGCAGAAGGAGGGCGCACCCGAACTCAACTGGCACCGTCCGGCCGTCGGCATGGTGCTCGCGCCGGCCCTGCTCGGGCTCGCCGGGCTGGTCGGCGGGTTCCTCGGCCACCCGCTGACCGACCTGCTTGCGCCCTACGCCGAGTCGATCGACACCGGCAAGGAGAGCCACGGGTTGGCCCTGTGGCACGGACTCGGCTGGCCGCTGGCGATGTCGGTGGTGGCGGTGGCCTCGGGCGTCGGCCTGTTCATGGCCCGCAAACGCATCGCCGCGGTGCAGGCCACCTTCCCGCGCACCACTACCGCGGAGGAGCTCTACCACCGCTCGATGCGCGGCATCGACCGCTTGGCCGTCGAGTCGACCGCCCGCACCCAGCGCGGTTCGCTGTCGATCTACCTCGGCACGATCCTGGTCGTGTTCGTGTGCATGGCGTTGTTCGCGCTGGTGCGCGTGCAGCACTGGCCCGACGTACGGCTGTTCGACCACTGGGTGCAGGTCTCGATCGCGGTCGTCATGGTGTGGGCGGCCTTCCTCGCCGCCACCTCCCGCGGACGGTTGCGCGCGGTGCTGCTCACCGGTGTCACCGGTTACAGCCTCTCGCTGATGTTCGTGGTGGCGGGCGCACCCGACCTCGCGCTCACCCAGGTGCTCGTCGAGACGATCAGCCTCGTCATCTTCGTGCTGGTCATCCGCAAACTGCCGCGCTACTTCACCAACCGTCCGTTGAGCTCGACCCGCTGGTGGCGGGTGCTGGTGGCGCTGCTGGTCGGCACCACCGTGACGCTCGTGGCGCTGGTGGCGGGCGGTTCGCGCACGGCTACCCCGGTGAGCGAGCGCTGGTACGACCTCGCCTACGAATTCGGCTACGGCAAGAACATCGTCAACGTCGCGCTCGTCGACATGCGCGCGTGGGACACCTTCGGCGAGATCTCCGTGCTCGTCATCGCGGCCACCGGCGTCGCCTCGCTCATCTTCCTGCGCTCGCGCACCACCGACGTCACCCGCACCGCGGAGGCGATGGAGCAGCACGACGACGACCACAAGGACGACCACCACCCCGGCGTCTGGCTGCGTGGCGGCCAGACTCTCTCGCCGCGCACCCGCTCGCTGGTGTTCGAGGTAATCACCCGGCTGCTGTTCGGCTCGCTCATCATCACATCGATCTACCTGCTGCTCGCCGGCCACAACCTGCCCGGCGGCGGGTTCGCCGGTGGCCTGGTCGCCGGCATGGCGCTGATGATCCGCTACCTCGCCGCCGGTCGCCACGAACTCGACGAGGCCGCACCGTTCGACGCCGGACGGCTGCTGGGCGCCGGCCTGTTCGTCGCCATCGCTTCGGCGATCGCGCCGGTGCTGTTCGGTGGCAAGGTGCTGGAGAGCTACGACCTGAAGGTGAGCATCCCGGGCCCCGACGTGTGGCACACCCCGTGGGGCGCCGACTGGCCGATGCTCGGCGACCTGCACCTGGTGTCGTCGACGGTGTTCGACATCGGCGTCTACCTGATCGTCGTCGGCATGGCCCTCGACCTCGCCCGCAGCCTCGGCTCCGGCATCGACGTGCACGCCAAGGAAGACCTCGCGCCGCTGCCGATCAGCGCGTCGACCCGGGCCATCCCCGGCGGTCACGACCGGCACCTGCACACCCGCCCGACGCACCGCCCCGATCCACGAACCGACCAGCGACCCGACCAGCGACCCGAGCGAGGGGGCCCGCCGCGATGA
- a CDS encoding ABC transporter substrate-binding protein/permease: MRSITARALAGLAAVLVAFTALFGAGGSAMAAPVASAARSVAPAMALPKVLKVGTEGVYPPFSYHQGGQLTGYDVEFMKALGNKLGVEIQFVEVPWDSMFAALTSGRVDVVANQVTKNPERAGLYDLSDPYIDTTGVVLVAENNTTIKSLADLKGKRAGQNLTSNWADTAKKAGAQIVGVDSMDKAIQNLRQGSVDVVVNDKLAVRNFLATTSNPGVKIVAETDDRSESVLAARKNSGFMPELNQGIAQLKADGTSQRLYDKYFDPKAEPITDWKMIRDNAWPMAWAAIKVTIPLTIISFVIGLIIALGVAVARMSTNPLAFLPARLFISVFRGIPVLVLLLLIYFGLPQFGWTLAPFTAAVIGFSLNVAGYGAEIIRAAIQSVPRGQWEAARTIGMDYRTTLRRLIIPQAARTAVPPLSNTLIDLVKSTSLASSILVVELLRQAQIAAAPTFKFFTLYGLAAIYYWLISVALSFAQARIERRVSRFVA, encoded by the coding sequence ATGCGTTCCATCACCGCGCGTGCGCTTGCCGGGCTCGCCGCCGTCCTGGTTGCCTTCACTGCCTTGTTCGGGGCGGGCGGCAGCGCGATGGCCGCACCGGTGGCCTCGGCTGCTCGGTCGGTCGCACCGGCCATGGCGCTTCCGAAGGTGCTGAAGGTCGGCACCGAGGGCGTCTACCCGCCGTTCAGCTACCACCAGGGCGGTCAGCTCACCGGCTACGACGTGGAGTTCATGAAGGCGCTGGGCAACAAGCTCGGTGTCGAGATCCAGTTCGTCGAAGTGCCGTGGGACTCCATGTTCGCGGCGCTCACCTCCGGCCGCGTTGACGTAGTGGCCAACCAGGTCACCAAGAACCCCGAGCGGGCCGGCCTCTACGACCTGTCCGACCCGTACATCGACACCACCGGTGTCGTGCTGGTCGCCGAGAACAACACCACGATCAAGTCGCTCGCCGACCTCAAGGGCAAGCGGGCCGGGCAGAACCTCACCAGCAACTGGGCCGACACCGCCAAGAAGGCCGGCGCGCAGATCGTCGGCGTCGACAGCATGGACAAAGCGATCCAGAACCTGCGCCAGGGCAGCGTCGACGTCGTCGTCAACGACAAGCTCGCCGTCCGTAACTTCCTGGCGACCACCTCCAACCCGGGCGTGAAGATCGTCGCCGAGACCGACGACCGCTCCGAGTCGGTGCTGGCCGCGCGTAAGAACTCCGGGTTCATGCCGGAGCTCAATCAGGGCATCGCGCAGCTGAAGGCCGACGGCACCTCGCAGCGGCTCTACGACAAGTACTTCGACCCCAAAGCCGAGCCGATCACCGACTGGAAGATGATCCGCGACAACGCCTGGCCGATGGCCTGGGCAGCCATCAAGGTGACGATCCCGCTGACGATCATCAGCTTCGTCATCGGCCTGATCATCGCGCTCGGCGTCGCCGTCGCACGCATGTCGACCAACCCGTTGGCGTTCCTGCCGGCGCGGCTGTTCATCTCGGTGTTCCGCGGCATCCCGGTGCTCGTGCTGCTGTTGCTCATCTACTTCGGTCTGCCGCAGTTCGGGTGGACACTCGCGCCGTTCACGGCCGCCGTCATCGGGTTCTCGCTCAACGTCGCCGGCTACGGCGCCGAGATCATCCGCGCGGCGATCCAGTCGGTGCCGCGCGGGCAGTGGGAAGCGGCCCGCACCATCGGCATGGACTACCGCACCACCCTGCGCCGACTGATCATCCCGCAGGCCGCGCGCACCGCCGTCCCGCCGCTGTCGAACACGCTCATCGACCTGGTGAAGTCGACCTCGCTGGCGTCGTCGATCCTCGTCGTCGAGTTGCTGCGGCAGGCGCAGATCGCCGCCGCGCCGACCTTCAAGTTCTTCACGCTCTACGGGCTCGCGGCGATCTACTACTGGCTGATCAGCGTCGCGTTGTCGTTCGCCCAAGCGCGCATCGAGCGGCGGGTCAGCAGGTTCGTGGCATGA
- a CDS encoding amino acid ABC transporter ATP-binding protein translates to MTDLLEVTNLRKAFGDHRVIEDISFSVPEGSVTVILGPSGSGKTTLLRSLNGLELPDSGDVRIGEVSVDFAQVRPNKRGRLPSDQRAKMAALTARSAMVFQSYNLFPNRTALQNVTEGPTVVQGVPADQARQDAVELLTKVGLADHVDKYPYQLSGGQQQRVGIARALALKPQLVLFDEPTSALDPELVGDVLRVIRDLAAEGWSMVIVTHEVKFAAQVADQVLFIDGGVVVEQGPPAEVISNPQNPRTQDFLRRILEPI, encoded by the coding sequence ATGACAGACCTGCTCGAGGTGACCAACCTCCGCAAGGCGTTCGGCGACCACCGGGTGATCGAGGACATCTCGTTCTCGGTGCCCGAGGGCAGCGTCACCGTGATCCTCGGACCCTCCGGCTCGGGCAAGACGACCCTGCTGCGCTCGCTCAACGGACTCGAACTGCCCGACTCGGGCGACGTGCGCATCGGTGAGGTGTCGGTCGACTTCGCCCAGGTGCGCCCCAACAAGCGCGGACGGCTGCCGTCCGACCAACGGGCCAAGATGGCCGCACTCACCGCCCGCAGCGCCATGGTGTTCCAGTCGTACAACCTGTTCCCCAACCGCACCGCACTGCAGAACGTCACCGAGGGTCCGACCGTCGTGCAGGGCGTGCCCGCCGATCAGGCTCGCCAGGACGCCGTCGAGCTGCTCACCAAGGTGGGGCTGGCCGACCACGTCGACAAGTACCCCTACCAACTGTCCGGTGGTCAGCAGCAGCGCGTCGGCATCGCCCGGGCGCTCGCGCTGAAGCCCCAGCTCGTGCTGTTCGACGAGCCCACGTCGGCCCTCGACCCGGAGCTCGTCGGCGACGTGCTGAGGGTGATCCGCGACCTCGCGGCCGAGGGCTGGTCGATGGTGATCGTCACGCACGAGGTGAAGTTCGCGGCGCAGGTGGCCGACCAGGTGTTGTTCATCGACGGCGGTGTCGTGGTCGAGCAGGGTCCGCCGGCCGAGGTGATCTCCAACCCGCAGAACCCGCGTACCCAGGACTTCCTGCGCCGCATTCTCGAACCGATCTAG
- a CDS encoding uracil-DNA glycosylase: MPELPHPITGQLFASPVPPGTGWPGDPADADTPVARSADEVSELASGAGDLGELDARISVCRACPRLVDWREEVAQKKRASFADQPYWGRPGPGFGDPHGRVLVVGLAPAANGANRTGRMFTGDRSGDWLYAAFHRAGYANQASSLHAGDGLELTDLRIVAAVRCAPPDNKPTTQEKRTCAPWLDRDLQFAQPHLRSILALGSIGWDSALAAARRLGWEVPRPKPKFGHGAIALLRNETREVRLVGSYHVSQQNTFTGKLTERMLDAAIALLEPSDQ; encoded by the coding sequence ATGCCCGAACTCCCACACCCGATCACCGGACAACTCTTCGCGTCTCCGGTGCCACCCGGCACCGGCTGGCCCGGTGACCCGGCCGACGCCGACACCCCGGTCGCCCGCTCTGCCGACGAGGTGAGCGAGTTGGCCTCCGGCGCAGGCGATCTCGGCGAGCTCGACGCCCGCATCTCGGTCTGCCGCGCCTGCCCGCGACTCGTCGACTGGCGCGAGGAGGTCGCGCAGAAGAAACGGGCATCCTTCGCCGATCAGCCCTACTGGGGCCGCCCCGGCCCCGGGTTCGGCGACCCGCACGGACGCGTCCTGGTCGTCGGCCTCGCACCCGCGGCCAACGGCGCCAACCGCACCGGACGCATGTTCACCGGCGACCGTTCTGGTGACTGGTTGTACGCGGCGTTCCACCGGGCCGGCTATGCCAACCAGGCGTCGTCGCTGCACGCCGGCGACGGACTCGAACTCACCGACCTGCGCATCGTCGCCGCCGTGCGATGCGCGCCGCCCGACAACAAACCGACCACGCAGGAGAAGCGCACCTGCGCGCCCTGGCTCGACCGCGATCTGCAGTTCGCGCAACCGCACCTGCGGTCGATCCTGGCGCTCGGCTCGATCGGCTGGGACTCGGCTCTTGCCGCCGCCCGGCGCCTCGGCTGGGAGGTGCCACGACCCAAGCCGAAGTTCGGTCATGGAGCGATTGCGTTGCTACGCAACGAAACCCGCGAGGTGCGTCTGGTCGGGAGTTACCACGTGAGCCAGCAGAACACCTTCACCGGCAAACTCACCGAGCGGATGCTCGACGCTGCGATCGCACTGCTCGAGCCGTCCGACCAGTAG
- a CDS encoding DUF2695 domain-containing protein — protein MTNDEILDDAELFLARTSLRLIGPLPGECLVCYLARMLGEWGCRGPRFIDHYRDTVAPRATALRERLSRMGACCCDCEVFLNVYELRREPPPIGGIERILMEFDEDLDPDEFGDGFDDEFGDDPTSSGGERPPCQGVRRGSTQPCANWQRQYRARYW, from the coding sequence ATGACGAACGACGAGATCCTGGATGACGCCGAACTGTTTCTCGCCCGGACATCGCTGCGGCTGATCGGCCCGCTGCCGGGGGAGTGCCTGGTCTGTTACCTGGCCCGCATGCTCGGCGAATGGGGTTGCCGAGGGCCGCGATTCATCGACCACTACCGCGACACCGTCGCGCCCAGAGCCACGGCGCTGCGCGAGCGGCTCTCCCGGATGGGTGCGTGCTGCTGCGACTGCGAGGTGTTCCTCAACGTGTACGAACTGCGGCGCGAACCGCCGCCGATCGGAGGGATCGAGCGCATCCTCATGGAGTTCGACGAAGACCTCGACCCCGACGAGTTCGGCGATGGGTTCGACGACGAGTTCGGCGACGACCCGACATCTTCGGGCGGCGAGCGGCCGCCCTGTCAGGGGGTGCGGCGCGGATCGACCCAGCCCTGCGCGAACTGGCAGCGGCAGTACCGGGCGCGGTACTGGTGA
- a CDS encoding FAD:protein FMN transferase yields MNTTIDAGARTTSVQLRAIGCDHRVTAAGEVDPDLLRSTLSTRLAELDLAVSRFRADSELSRFNRLSREAYADGFVSVRMPVGTVFEQAMRAALRTARLTGGLVVPHLATQLAAAGYDDDLDIVRRRCDHAEVGATSGTSPVGPLPQVDDVRHEIVAAAGTELDLGSSAKAWCADELAADLADELGTGVLVSLGGDIATAGPPPDGGWAVDVEDWNSVVVQRISVTQAVTTSSTMVRRWTRGGQEQHHIIDPRTARPARTPWGQISAAAPDAVQANAATTAAVILGDDAPVWLEERGVPARLQARDGRCVHTGGWAAA; encoded by the coding sequence ATGAACACGACGATCGATGCGGGAGCCCGGACCACGTCGGTGCAACTGCGCGCCATCGGGTGCGACCACCGCGTGACGGCGGCCGGCGAGGTCGACCCCGACCTGCTGCGCTCGACGCTGTCGACGCGGCTCGCCGAACTCGACCTGGCTGTCTCCAGGTTCCGCGCCGACAGCGAACTGAGCCGGTTCAACCGGCTCAGCCGGGAGGCGTACGCGGACGGGTTCGTCAGCGTGCGGATGCCGGTCGGCACCGTCTTCGAACAGGCGATGCGGGCGGCGCTGCGCACTGCCCGCCTGACCGGCGGACTCGTCGTGCCGCACCTGGCCACGCAGCTGGCCGCCGCGGGGTACGACGACGACCTCGACATCGTGCGGCGCCGCTGTGACCACGCGGAGGTCGGCGCGACGTCCGGGACGTCGCCGGTCGGCCCGCTGCCGCAGGTGGACGACGTGCGGCACGAGATCGTCGCAGCCGCCGGCACCGAACTCGACCTCGGCAGCAGTGCCAAGGCGTGGTGCGCCGACGAACTGGCCGCCGATCTCGCCGACGAACTCGGCACCGGCGTGCTGGTCAGCCTCGGTGGCGACATCGCAACCGCGGGCCCGCCTCCGGACGGCGGCTGGGCCGTCGACGTCGAGGACTGGAACAGCGTTGTGGTGCAGCGCATCTCGGTCACGCAGGCGGTGACGACCAGTTCGACGATGGTGCGTCGCTGGACCCGTGGCGGCCAGGAGCAGCACCACATCATCGACCCCCGCACCGCGCGTCCGGCCCGAACCCCGTGGGGTCAGATCAGTGCCGCCGCACCCGATGCGGTGCAGGCCAACGCGGCGACCACTGCCGCCGTGATCCTCGGCGACGACGCTCCGGTGTGGCTCGAGGAACGCGGTGTGCCGGCCCGGCTGCAGGCCCGCGACGGACGCTGCGTGCACACGGGCGGATGGGCGGCGGCGTGA